One genomic region from Epinephelus fuscoguttatus linkage group LG8, E.fuscoguttatus.final_Chr_v1 encodes:
- the apoeb gene encoding apolipoprotein Eb: MQAVALILALAVITGCNARAVRQADATPSWEDSVNRFWQHVADLNDKVEGAVKDLKASQLSRELETLINDSMAELTAYRDDIQTKLAPYTDASTGQLSQDLQLLANRLQKDMVDAKERSTEYLGELKTMVEQNSDDVHGRITTYTNKLKKRLNKDTEEIRNTVATYLGELQSRTTQNLDAVRGQVEPYVQQASETANQKLSDISALLMTQAEGLGQQLEVQAESIKTQLEATAQDLRTSLEGKIDELTQMLSPYATQFREQIENVMDKVKETTTS, translated from the exons ATGCAGGCTGTTGCTTTGATCCTTGCTTTGGCAGTCATCACAG GCTGCAATGCCCGTGCTGTGCGCCAGGCTGATGCCACCCCAAGCTGGGAGGACAGCGTAAACCGCTTCTGGCAGCATGTGGCTGACCTGAACGACAAAGTCGAGGGAGCTGTGAAAGACCTCAAGGCCTCTCAGCTCAGCAGGGAGCTAGA GACTCTGATCAATGACAGCATGGCAGAGCTGACAGCATACAGAGATGACATCCAGACCAAGCTGGCCCCCTACACTGATGCCTCCACCGGCCAGCTGTCTCAGGACCTGCAGCTCCTGGCCAACAGGCTCCAGAAGGACATGGTCGACGCCAAGGAGCGCAGCACCGAGTATCTGGGTGAGCTCAAGACCATGGTGGAGCAGAACAGCGACGACGTCCACGGCCGCATCACCACCTACACCAACAAGCTGAAGAAGCGCCTGAACAAGGACACAGAAGAGATCCGCAA CACTGTGGCCACCTACCTGGGTGAGCTCCAGTCCCGCACCACCCAGAACCTGGATGCTGTGAGGGGACAGGTTGAGCCCTACGTCCAGCAGGCCAGTGAAACCGCCAACCAGAAGCTGAGTGACATTTCAGCCCTGCTCATGACCCAGGCTGAGGGCTTGGGCCAGCAGCTGGAAGTTCAGGCTGAGAGCATCAAGACCCAGCTGGAGGCCACCGCCCAGGACCTGCGCACCTCCCTGGAAGGCAAGATCGACGAGCTGACACAGATGCTCTCCCCCTACGCCACTCAGTTCCGTGAGCAGATTGAGAACGTCATGGATAAGGTCAAGGAGACCACCACTTCTTAA